One part of the Enterococcus sp. DIV1094 genome encodes these proteins:
- the vanR gene encoding VanR-ABDEGLN family response regulator transcription factor — protein MDTIVIVDDEKEIANLMTTFLENEGFKVMTFYSGKEALDYIDQNGASLAILDVMLPDVDGFQILQHIRQTFFFPVLMLTAKGENLDKITGLTLGADDYITKPFNPLEVVARVKTQLRRTQRYDQPSNSKSDEEFSKEGLVLKKNSHQVFLFDQEVLITPLEFKILLYLFEHQGTVVSSETLFEEVWQEKYLDNNNTVMAHIARLREKLGEKPRKPKYIKTVWGVGYIIEK, from the coding sequence ATGGATACAATTGTAATCGTTGATGATGAGAAAGAAATTGCCAATTTAATGACGACCTTTCTAGAAAATGAAGGATTCAAGGTCATGACCTTTTATAGCGGAAAGGAAGCACTGGATTATATTGATCAAAACGGTGCTTCCTTGGCCATTTTGGATGTGATGTTACCTGATGTAGACGGCTTCCAAATATTACAACACATCCGTCAAACATTCTTTTTCCCCGTATTGATGTTGACCGCAAAAGGAGAAAACTTAGATAAAATCACAGGACTGACTCTAGGTGCAGATGACTACATTACGAAACCTTTCAACCCGCTGGAAGTCGTGGCGCGAGTAAAAACACAGTTGCGGCGTACTCAACGTTACGATCAACCTTCCAATAGTAAATCTGATGAAGAATTTTCAAAGGAAGGTTTGGTACTGAAAAAAAACAGTCACCAAGTTTTCTTATTTGATCAAGAAGTGTTGATTACACCACTGGAGTTTAAGATCCTGCTCTACCTATTTGAGCATCAAGGAACGGTAGTCTCCTCTGAAACATTATTTGAAGAAGTTTGGCAAGAAAAATATTTAGACAATAATAATACAGTAATGGCACATATTGCACGTCTAAGAGAAAAATTAGGCGAAAAGCCAAGAAAACCTAAATACATTAAAACAGTTTGGGGAGTGGGCTATATCATTGAAAAATAA